The Desmonostoc muscorum LEGE 12446 genome includes a region encoding these proteins:
- a CDS encoding GGDEF domain-containing protein: MNISILVFGNNNFRNTLPDQLRYAIALNVEVMDNVNQAVSHIQMTPPDIILVQASQDGSMELCSWLKDQTKLSWIYCILFEDRPQQLTERKKYGWHRELEMTAAVLKQGADAYIWHLIDEKTEHSLEELTANHGLILAQLTVGLRKAQKYRDLIRTNDLLSTIALADSLTELNNRRALEWDLPRQIQKARTQKTSLSLIILDVDHFKKVNDTYGHLVGDRLLQVLCQRLKHNLRFQDTAFRYGGEEFVILLANTTGEEALIVARRLNRIVSDEPFALNNKLTINITISLGTASLEADDDEQGKSLLDRADQCLLQAKTTGRNRVIDSKHLSHVRHLKAVSS, translated from the coding sequence ATGAATATTTCCATTTTGGTCTTTGGAAATAATAACTTTCGCAACACACTTCCAGATCAGTTACGTTATGCGATCGCCTTGAATGTAGAAGTTATGGATAATGTGAATCAGGCGGTATCGCACATTCAAATGACACCCCCTGATATCATACTTGTGCAGGCTAGCCAGGATGGCAGTATGGAATTGTGCAGTTGGTTGAAAGACCAAACAAAGCTGTCGTGGATATACTGTATTCTTTTTGAAGATCGTCCCCAACAGCTGACTGAGAGAAAAAAGTATGGTTGGCACAGAGAATTAGAAATGACTGCTGCGGTATTAAAGCAAGGAGCTGATGCTTATATTTGGCATCTAATTGATGAAAAAACAGAGCATAGCTTGGAAGAATTGACCGCGAATCATGGGCTAATACTTGCCCAATTGACCGTTGGCTTGCGGAAAGCGCAAAAATACCGAGATTTGATTCGGACAAATGATTTATTATCAACGATCGCCTTAGCCGATTCATTGACAGAATTAAATAATCGCCGTGCTTTAGAATGGGATTTACCGAGGCAAATTCAAAAAGCAAGAACTCAGAAAACTTCCCTGAGTTTGATTATTCTAGATGTAGATCATTTCAAAAAAGTTAACGACACTTATGGGCATTTAGTTGGCGATCGCCTTTTGCAGGTGTTGTGTCAGCGTCTAAAACACAATCTGCGTTTTCAAGACACTGCATTTCGCTATGGAGGTGAAGAATTTGTGATTCTTCTGGCAAACACTACCGGTGAAGAAGCACTAATTGTAGCCCGTCGTCTCAATCGCATAGTCAGCGACGAACCATTTGCACTCAATAATAAACTGACAATTAATATCACCATTAGCTTGGGTACAGCCTCTTTAGAAGCTGACGATGACGAACAAGGAAAAAGTCTGCTCGATCGCGCCGATCAATGCTTACTACAGGCTAAAACTACTGGGCGTAATCGGGTTATCGACTCCAAACACTTATCTCATGTCCGACATTTGAAGGCTGTTTCTTCGTAA
- a CDS encoding lipoxygenase family protein, whose protein sequence is MKPYLPQNDPNPTQRKSSLERKQGEYEFDHDFLPPIAMLKDVPAVENFSTRYIAERTVETAELPINMLAVKTRALWDPLDELQDYEDYFPVLPKPNVIKTYQTDDSFCEQRLCGANPVALQQIKEMPLGFEFTIEELQEKFGESINLVEKLANGNLYITDYRPLSFVKGGTYERGKKYLPTPLAFFCWRSSGFSDRGQLVPIAIQLNPAVGRQSQLITPFDDPLTWFHAKLCVQIADANHHEMSSHLCRTHFVMEPFAIVTARQLADNHPLNLLLKPHFRFMLANNDLARKRLINRGGSVDELLAGTLQESLQIVINAYKEWSLDQFALPTEIKNRGMGDPDNLPHYPYRDDGMLLWNAIKKFVSEYLNLYYKTPQDLTADLELQAWAQELVSQSGGRVKGVPSRIEKLEQLVDIATAVIFTCGPQHAAVNYPQYEYMTFMPNMPLAAYKQMTAEGTIPDRKSLLSFLPPSKQTADQLSILFILSAYRYDRLGYYDDKFTDPEAQDILVTFQQDLNEVEREIELNNKSRLIKYNYLKPRLVTNSISV, encoded by the coding sequence ATGAAACCATACCTTCCTCAAAATGATCCTAACCCGACACAACGCAAATCTTCGTTAGAGCGGAAACAAGGAGAGTATGAATTTGATCACGACTTTTTACCGCCGATCGCAATGCTCAAAGATGTACCTGCTGTCGAAAATTTTTCTACCAGGTATATTGCTGAACGTACAGTAGAGACAGCAGAGCTTCCTATCAATATGTTGGCTGTTAAAACCCGTGCTTTATGGGACCCTTTAGATGAATTGCAAGACTATGAAGACTATTTTCCAGTCTTGCCTAAACCTAATGTCATCAAAACATACCAAACTGATGACTCTTTTTGTGAACAACGGCTGTGTGGCGCGAATCCTGTGGCTTTACAGCAAATTAAAGAGATGCCGTTGGGGTTTGAGTTTACCATCGAAGAACTGCAAGAAAAATTTGGCGAATCTATCAATTTGGTAGAAAAACTTGCGAATGGGAATTTATATATAACTGATTACAGACCGCTTTCATTTGTTAAAGGTGGTACTTACGAAAGAGGTAAAAAGTATTTACCAACACCCCTAGCTTTTTTCTGTTGGCGTAGTTCTGGTTTTAGCGATCGCGGTCAACTCGTACCTATTGCCATTCAACTCAATCCCGCAGTTGGCAGACAAAGCCAATTAATCACACCTTTTGACGATCCTTTAACTTGGTTTCATGCCAAACTTTGTGTTCAAATTGCTGATGCTAACCATCATGAAATGAGTAGTCATCTTTGTCGAACTCACTTTGTCATGGAACCTTTCGCCATTGTCACAGCCCGTCAATTAGCTGATAATCATCCCCTCAATTTATTACTAAAACCCCACTTCCGTTTCATGTTGGCGAATAACGACTTGGCTCGCAAGCGCCTAATTAATAGAGGTGGATCTGTTGACGAATTGCTAGCTGGAACTCTGCAAGAATCATTACAAATTGTGATCAACGCCTATAAAGAATGGAGCTTAGATCAATTTGCTTTACCCACTGAAATCAAAAATCGTGGTATGGGCGATCCTGACAACTTACCTCACTATCCCTATCGAGACGATGGGATGCTATTGTGGAATGCCATTAAAAAGTTTGTGTCTGAATACTTGAATTTATACTACAAAACTCCCCAAGATTTGACAGCAGACTTAGAATTGCAAGCTTGGGCGCAGGAATTAGTTTCCCAATCAGGCGGACGAGTTAAAGGTGTTCCTTCGCGGATTGAAAAATTAGAACAATTAGTTGACATTGCTACTGCGGTAATTTTCACCTGTGGGCCACAACACGCTGCTGTTAACTACCCACAATATGAATATATGACCTTCATGCCGAATATGCCCCTTGCTGCTTATAAACAAATGACAGCAGAAGGCACTATTCCTGACCGCAAAAGCCTATTATCATTTCTGCCACCGTCGAAGCAAACTGCTGACCAATTGTCAATTTTATTCATCCTGTCAGCTTACCGTTACGACAGATTAGGCTACTATGACGATAAGTTCACAGACCCAGAAGCTCAGGATATTTTAGTTACATTTCAGCAGGATTTGAACGAGGTAGAGCGGGAAATTGAGTTGAACAATAAGAGTCGTTTAATAAAGTATAACTACCTCAAACCAAGGCTTGTTACCAATAGTATCAGCGTCTAA
- a CDS encoding heavy-metal-associated domain-containing protein has protein sequence MALKLKVSNIACEGCAETITESIHVMEPDAKVDVDVNTKTVTVESAASEESIKQVIVAAGYAVEGY, from the coding sequence ATGGCACTAAAACTGAAAGTATCAAATATTGCTTGTGAAGGATGTGCAGAAACAATTACTGAATCAATCCATGTTATGGAACCTGACGCCAAGGTGGATGTCGATGTTAACACTAAAACCGTCACCGTGGAATCCGCAGCTTCTGAAGAATCAATCAAACAGGTAATTGTTGCTGCTGGTTATGCTGTCGAAGGTTACTAA
- a CDS encoding non-ribosomal peptide synthetase, with protein MKYCQNKCIHHVFAEQVEKTPDAVAVVFENQQFTYRELNAKANQLAHYLQAMGVGSEVLVGLCVERSIEVIIGILGILKAGGAYVPLDPAYPQERLAFMLEDTNLKVVLTKTEWIEILPVVTASVILLDADWQKIEQQSQENPVCNVTPENLAYLIYTSGSTGKPKGVQMPHVSVGYYLQAIAKILPVNSNDIYLHTASFSFTASVRQLFLPLSQGATSIIATREQTRTPLSLFELIQTQGVTISDGVPSVWRYGLMALESLDVKYTEALSESKLRLIVFGGELLPYQLIKKLRNFFKIPPQFVNILGQTETIGHGFYVIPEDCKQEEGYVPVGHPLENIQQVYLLNSHLEPVKIGESGEVYVAGSTLARDYLNRTQANAEKFISNPFNPQQRLFKTGDVARYSSNGTLEILGRIDFQVNIRGMRVELEEIESVLKLHPSVREGIITAREDIPGDLRLVAYIVANNQAFDWGEIRSFLEQKLPDYMVPNAFVLMEKLPVLPNGKLDRHSLPAPNISADIRNFVAPRTPIEQLIATIWAEVLGLQKVGIYDNFLELGGHSLLASLVISRLRETLSVELSVGALFESPTVASLSEQIATSHHQKQQTNPLPALQPVSRSLELPLSLTQQRFWFIDQMEGANAAYNIARALRLVGRLNLTTLQQAIKEIIQRHETLRPSFGMVDGKPVQFIAATVAFTLPLVDLQELPEVERLSELQRLITAEYTQPFDLSTAPLLRVSLIRLESESHVLLVTMHHIISDAWSVGIFLQELSILYAGSPLPELPIQYADYTYWQRQWLQNDVIATQLNYWKQQLADAPPLIELPTDRSHSAIQTFRSSIERFKLGDDLTSKLKTLSQKSGASLFMTLQAAFVTLLSRYTGQEDIVIGSPITNRNHPALEPLIGFFVNTLVLRTRLKNNPTFRELLTQVRQVALDAYAHQDVPFNRLVEFLQPQRHLSHSPLFQVMFVLQNSPVEKLELPGLSVTQIELDRPTAGATFDLTLSMQEIDSELRGAFEYNANLFDADTIARMVGHFQTLVEGIVTNPEQQIANLPLLTAAEQHQLLGEWNNTQTNYPQDKCTHELVTIQAEKTPDAVAVVFENQQLSYRQLNVQANQLAHYLKSCGVEKETLVGVFLERSFEMAVGFLGILKAGGAYVPLDPNYPPERLNYMVADSQMSVILTHSSLLPHLSATLEQAQTKIICWDKDIETIASQSLDNPINSVQPANLAYVIYTSGSTGQPKAVLIQHSALLNLLFWHLNNFEVKLSDRGTQLAGTAFDAAVWELWPYLVVGASIYLIKSEFLLSPKTLQEQLISQNITISFIPTPLAEKLCLLAWPENTALRTILTGGDKLNYYSSETLPFKFFNNYGPTENTVVTTSVQILPGKLASKLPPIGRPIANTQVYILDRYLQPVPIGVPGELHIGGVGLARGYLNRPELTAEKFISHPFQANYKLYKTGDLARYLPDGNVEFLGRIDNQVKIRGFRIEPGEIETILSQHPQVQQAVVTVREDEPGNKYLTAYVVGETETLTSSELRQFLKQQLPEYMIPAAFVMLKTLPLTPNGKVDRRVLPKPETTNSELEAAFVAPRTWQEEKLAEIWCTVLHREKVGIYDNFFELGGHSLLITSVISRIRESLAIALPLHSLFEAPTIAALSQVITARQVELQEQSASTVTFDTLQPLVPQVRDTYIPLSFAQEYIWSVQQLAPESFAHNSFFVLRFTGLLSASVLESSFNEIIRRHEILRTAFAVVEGQPVQIITPFLTIPLKIIDLQNLPKTERTSKAQILAALEYQHHFDLASCPLIKTTLLRLAQQEHWLIINMHHIITDGWSFGLLLEELRILYEAFANGLPSPLPQLSVQYADFTLWQRKYFNEKVIEQQLAYWLQKLTNTSLASDVVSSNQPQVSNSTSASIYSVVLPASLVASMETLSRSQRVTIFVIILTALKILLFNYSGKNEILVMATVGNRSTVETEKMLGCFINDVILRSALRSNASLSYLSSEETGLTLLEQVKETLTEAINNKEISVQTVIDAITSKQPLNLSASLTMLPVQNYDDWMLDVDFVTIKRDRSLWYAEIPLELYVSSPSVNNPTIEIKVLYSTELFTNETIEYLFSNYQKILEKLVQHPSSQVSEFV; from the coding sequence ATGAAATATTGTCAAAACAAGTGTATTCATCACGTGTTTGCAGAGCAGGTAGAAAAAACACCTGATGCAGTAGCAGTCGTATTTGAAAACCAGCAATTCACCTACAGGGAATTGAATGCAAAAGCTAATCAACTGGCACATTACTTGCAAGCGATGGGGGTCGGCTCAGAGGTATTGGTGGGTCTATGCGTAGAGCGCTCTATTGAAGTAATTATCGGAATTCTCGGTATCCTCAAAGCGGGTGGAGCTTACGTTCCTTTAGACCCTGCTTATCCCCAAGAACGTCTGGCATTTATGTTAGAAGATACTAACTTAAAAGTGGTTTTAACTAAGACAGAGTGGATAGAGATACTACCTGTTGTTACCGCTTCAGTGATTCTTCTTGATGCAGACTGGCAGAAAATTGAGCAACAAAGCCAAGAGAATCCAGTGTGTAATGTAACGCCGGAAAATCTCGCTTACTTAATATATACTTCTGGCTCTACTGGCAAGCCAAAAGGAGTGCAAATGCCCCACGTCAGTGTTGGATATTATTTGCAAGCGATCGCTAAAATATTACCTGTTAATAGCAATGATATTTATCTCCACACAGCATCTTTCTCTTTTACCGCCTCAGTCAGACAATTATTCTTACCTTTATCCCAAGGTGCTACAAGTATCATTGCCACCCGCGAACAAACTAGAACTCCCCTGAGCCTATTTGAATTAATCCAAACACAGGGTGTCACTATCTCTGATGGTGTACCTTCTGTGTGGCGTTATGGACTGATGGCTTTAGAAAGTTTAGATGTAAAATATACTGAAGCGCTGAGCGAATCAAAATTAAGATTAATAGTATTTGGTGGCGAATTACTACCCTATCAATTAATTAAAAAGTTACGTAACTTCTTTAAAATACCACCTCAATTTGTTAATATTTTAGGTCAAACAGAAACTATTGGACATGGTTTTTATGTCATTCCAGAGGATTGCAAGCAGGAAGAGGGATATGTCCCAGTCGGTCATCCTTTAGAAAACATTCAGCAAGTTTATTTACTCAATTCGCATCTTGAACCAGTTAAAATTGGTGAGTCTGGTGAAGTATATGTTGCAGGTTCTACCTTAGCTCGTGACTATCTAAACCGAACTCAAGCCAATGCAGAAAAATTTATCTCTAATCCCTTTAATCCACAACAGCGACTTTTCAAAACTGGTGATGTAGCTCGCTACTCAAGCAATGGTACTCTAGAAATTCTTGGTCGGATCGACTTTCAGGTAAATATTCGGGGGATGCGAGTTGAACTGGAAGAAATCGAATCAGTATTGAAACTTCATCCCAGTGTCCGAGAAGGTATAATCACCGCAAGAGAAGATATACCAGGAGACCTGCGTCTAGTAGCCTATATTGTAGCTAACAATCAAGCCTTTGATTGGGGAGAAATCCGCAGCTTTCTAGAGCAGAAACTACCAGATTATATGGTTCCTAATGCCTTCGTGCTGATGGAGAAACTGCCAGTATTACCCAACGGCAAATTAGACCGCCACAGCTTACCTGCACCAAATATATCTGCTGATATTCGTAACTTTGTTGCACCTCGTACCCCTATAGAACAACTTATAGCAACTATTTGGGCGGAAGTTTTAGGATTACAAAAAGTAGGCATTTATGATAATTTTTTGGAATTGGGGGGACATTCGCTGCTCGCCAGTTTAGTTATATCTAGATTACGTGAAACCTTATCTGTGGAATTATCTGTGGGTGCGCTATTTGAATCACCTACCGTAGCCAGTTTAAGCGAACAAATTGCAACTTCCCACCATCAAAAGCAGCAAACTAATCCCCTACCAGCATTACAGCCAGTTTCCCGTTCTCTGGAATTACCCTTATCTTTGACTCAGCAGCGATTTTGGTTTATAGACCAAATGGAAGGAGCAAATGCTGCCTACAATATTGCTAGGGCATTGCGGCTAGTAGGTAGGCTGAATTTAACAACACTCCAACAAGCAATAAAGGAAATTATTCAACGCCATGAAACCCTGCGTCCTTCCTTTGGCATGGTAGATGGTAAACCAGTGCAATTTATTGCTGCAACTGTAGCATTTACTTTACCCTTAGTAGACTTACAAGAATTACCAGAAGTTGAACGACTGTCCGAATTACAAAGATTAATTACCGCAGAATATACACAACCTTTTGATTTAAGCACAGCACCTTTATTAAGAGTCAGCCTCATTCGCCTAGAGTCAGAATCCCATGTGCTACTGGTAACGATGCATCACATCATCTCTGATGCTTGGTCAGTGGGAATTTTCCTTCAAGAGTTGTCCATTCTGTATGCAGGTTCTCCTTTACCAGAACTGCCTATCCAGTATGCAGATTATACTTATTGGCAACGTCAGTGGCTGCAAAACGATGTTATCGCCACTCAGCTAAACTACTGGAAACAACAGTTAGCAGATGCTCCACCCTTAATAGAATTACCAACAGACCGATCGCACTCTGCTATCCAGACATTTCGTAGCAGCATCGAGAGGTTTAAGTTGGGTGATGATCTGACTAGCAAACTGAAAACCCTAAGTCAGAAGTCAGGTGCTTCCCTATTTATGACTCTCCAAGCGGCTTTTGTGACGTTGCTTTCTCGCTACACTGGTCAGGAAGATATTGTTATCGGCTCTCCCATTACTAACCGCAACCATCCAGCCCTTGAGCCATTAATTGGTTTTTTTGTCAACACTCTGGTTTTACGCACCCGCTTAAAAAACAACCCTACATTTCGAGAACTTCTAACCCAGGTACGACAGGTTGCTCTTGATGCTTACGCTCACCAAGATGTACCTTTTAATCGACTGGTTGAATTTCTCCAACCACAACGTCACCTCAGCCACAGCCCTCTGTTCCAGGTGATGTTTGTATTGCAAAATTCCCCAGTGGAAAAACTGGAATTGCCAGGTTTGAGTGTAACGCAGATCGAATTAGACAGACCGACCGCAGGCGCGACTTTTGATTTAACCCTGTCGATGCAAGAAATAGACTCAGAACTCAGGGGGGCATTTGAATATAATGCCAACTTGTTTGATGCTGACACCATTGCACGGATGGTAGGACATTTTCAAACTTTGGTAGAAGGTATTGTTACCAATCCAGAACAACAAATTGCTAATTTACCACTGCTGACAGCAGCTGAACAGCATCAGCTACTTGGGGAATGGAATAATACACAAACTAATTACCCACAAGATAAGTGTACTCATGAATTAGTAACAATACAAGCAGAAAAAACACCTGATGCGGTAGCAGTGGTATTTGAGAATCAGCAATTATCCTACCGACAATTAAATGTCCAAGCTAACCAACTAGCCCATTATTTGAAGTCTTGTGGTGTAGAGAAAGAAACTTTAGTGGGTGTTTTTTTGGAACGTTCTTTTGAAATGGCAGTGGGATTTTTGGGCATTTTGAAAGCTGGTGGTGCTTATGTTCCCCTAGATCCTAATTATCCCCCAGAACGCCTCAATTATATGGTGGCAGATTCGCAAATGTCGGTTATCTTGACTCATTCTTCATTACTGCCACATTTATCAGCAACGCTAGAGCAAGCACAAACCAAAATCATCTGTTGGGATAAAGATATAGAAACTATTGCAAGTCAGAGTTTAGATAATCCTATTAATAGTGTACAACCTGCAAATTTAGCTTACGTCATCTATACTTCTGGTTCTACAGGGCAACCCAAAGCTGTACTAATTCAACATTCAGCACTGTTAAACTTACTGTTTTGGCACTTAAACAATTTTGAAGTTAAATTATCAGATCGAGGAACACAGTTAGCAGGAACAGCGTTTGATGCTGCTGTGTGGGAATTATGGCCTTATTTAGTAGTCGGGGCAAGTATATATTTAATTAAATCAGAGTTTCTGCTTTCACCAAAAACCCTCCAAGAGCAGTTGATATCACAAAATATTACTATTAGTTTTATTCCTACACCCTTAGCAGAAAAATTATGTCTTTTAGCATGGCCAGAAAATACAGCTTTACGGACTATATTAACTGGTGGAGATAAACTTAATTATTATTCATCAGAGACATTACCATTTAAGTTTTTTAATAACTACGGTCCCACAGAAAATACTGTAGTTACAACTTCTGTGCAAATTTTACCTGGAAAATTAGCAAGTAAACTTCCGCCTATTGGTCGTCCCATTGCTAACACCCAAGTGTATATTCTCGATCGCTATTTACAACCTGTTCCTATTGGTGTACCTGGAGAATTACATATTGGTGGTGTAGGTTTAGCTAGAGGTTATCTCAACCGTCCAGAATTAACAGCCGAAAAATTTATTTCTCATCCTTTCCAAGCCAACTATAAATTGTATAAGACAGGTGATTTAGCTCGTTATTTACCAGATGGAAATGTTGAATTTCTGGGACGCATTGATAACCAAGTTAAAATTCGCGGTTTTCGCATTGAACCAGGAGAAATTGAAACGATCCTGAGTCAACATCCCCAAGTTCAGCAAGCAGTGGTGACTGTACGGGAAGACGAACCAGGGAATAAATATTTAACAGCTTATGTTGTTGGCGAAACAGAAACATTGACTAGTAGCGAATTGCGTCAGTTTCTCAAACAACAGCTGCCTGAATATATGATACCAGCTGCTTTTGTGATGCTCAAAACCTTACCCCTGACTCCTAATGGTAAAGTCGATCGCCGGGTTTTGCCAAAGCCAGAGACAACAAATTCAGAACTAGAAGCCGCTTTTGTCGCACCTCGTACTTGGCAAGAAGAAAAATTAGCCGAAATCTGGTGTACAGTATTACATCGGGAAAAAGTAGGCATCTACGATAACTTCTTTGAATTGGGGGGACACTCTCTCCTGATAACATCTGTAATATCTCGCATTCGAGAAAGTTTGGCGATCGCACTTCCTCTGCACTCTCTATTTGAAGCACCTACTATAGCTGCACTTAGTCAGGTGATAACTGCTCGTCAGGTTGAGTTACAGGAGCAGAGTGCAAGTACTGTGACATTTGATACCTTACAACCTCTTGTCCCTCAAGTCCGAGACACATACATACCACTGTCTTTTGCACAAGAGTATATATGGTCTGTACAACAATTAGCTCCTGAAAGTTTCGCCCACAACAGCTTTTTTGTTTTACGTTTTACTGGTTTGCTTTCTGCAAGTGTGTTGGAATCTAGCTTCAACGAGATTATTCGCCGTCATGAAATATTACGGACGGCCTTTGCTGTGGTAGAAGGTCAACCCGTACAAATCATTACCCCATTCCTGACTATACCGTTGAAGATTATAGACCTACAAAACCTACCTAAGACAGAGCGAACATCTAAAGCGCAAATACTTGCTGCTCTGGAATATCAGCACCATTTTGATCTAGCTTCTTGTCCTCTAATCAAGACAACCTTGCTGCGATTAGCTCAACAGGAGCATTGGTTGATCATAAATATGCACCATATTATTACAGATGGGTGGTCATTTGGCCTGTTGTTGGAGGAGTTACGAATACTCTATGAAGCTTTTGCCAATGGTTTACCTTCACCCTTACCCCAATTATCTGTTCAGTACGCAGATTTTACCCTTTGGCAACGGAAATACTTTAATGAAAAGGTAATAGAACAGCAACTTGCTTATTGGCTACAAAAACTGACTAATACTTCACTGGCATCTGATGTGGTGTCTAGCAATCAGCCACAGGTGAGTAACAGCACAAGCGCATCTATTTATTCTGTAGTTCTGCCAGCCAGTCTTGTGGCATCAATGGAAACCCTCAGCCGTTCTCAAAGAGTCACCATCTTTGTCATCATTCTGACTGCTCTGAAGATACTTTTGTTTAATTACAGTGGTAAAAACGAAATTTTAGTAATGGCAACAGTTGGTAATCGTAGTACAGTAGAAACCGAAAAAATGCTCGGTTGCTTTATCAACGACGTAATTTTGCGATCTGCGCTCCGCAGCAACGCTTCGTTATCGTATCTTTCATCTGAGGAAACGGGACTTACTCTTTTAGAGCAGGTGAAAGAAACCCTTACGGAAGCAATCAACAATAAAGAAATTTCTGTTCAAACAGTCATTGACGCTATTACAAGCAAACAACCACTTAACCTCTCAGCATCTCTGACCATGCTACCTGTACAAAATTACGATGACTGGATGTTAGATGTAGACTTTGTAACAATTAAGCGCGATCGCAGCCTATGGTATGCGGAAATTCCTCTAGAACTTTATGTTTCTTCACCTTCTGTAAATAATCCAACCATTGAAATTAAAGTCTTGTACAGCACAGAGCTATTTACAAATGAAACCATTGAGTATCTGTTTAGCAATTACCAAAAAATTCTAGAGAAGCTTGTCCAACATCCAAGCAGCCAGGTTTCTGAATTTGTATAA
- a CDS encoding ATP-dependent Zn protease, whose product MSQTSLNLVAISIFLMTLSVLLGPFFNLSPAVPALATFAILGIATFDSFSLQGKGGTIFLDWIAGFSSEHRDRIIHHEAGHFLVAHLLGIPVTGYTLSAWEAWKQGQGGQGGVTFDDSQLASQLELGKISAQMLDRYSTVWMAGIAAETLVFNNAEGGADDKNKLIKVLTILGFSESNYQQKMRFHALQAKTLLQENWSSYEALVNAMRQRSSVEDCREKLGVGSGE is encoded by the coding sequence ATGAGCCAGACTAGCCTAAATTTAGTTGCAATATCTATCTTTCTCATGACGCTATCGGTACTGCTGGGGCCATTCTTCAACTTATCGCCCGCAGTACCGGCGCTTGCTACCTTCGCTATCTTGGGAATAGCGACTTTTGACAGTTTTAGCTTACAGGGCAAGGGCGGTACAATCTTTTTAGACTGGATTGCTGGTTTTTCAAGTGAACACCGCGATCGCATTATTCACCACGAAGCAGGACATTTTTTAGTTGCTCACCTGTTGGGTATTCCTGTTACCGGCTACACCCTCAGTGCTTGGGAAGCCTGGAAGCAAGGGCAAGGTGGGCAAGGCGGCGTTACCTTTGATGATAGTCAATTAGCATCTCAACTAGAACTAGGTAAAATCAGTGCCCAAATGCTTGACCGCTACTCCACTGTTTGGATGGCGGGTATTGCTGCGGAAACCCTAGTTTTTAATAATGCTGAGGGTGGAGCTGATGATAAAAATAAGTTGATAAAAGTCTTGACAATTTTAGGTTTTTCTGAGTCAAATTATCAACAAAAAATGCGGTTTCATGCCCTGCAAGCAAAAACCCTACTACAAGAAAATTGGTCTAGCTACGAGGCTTTAGTTAATGCCATGCGACAACGCAGTTCCGTAGAAGATTGTCGGGAAAAGTTGGGAGTGGGGAGTGGGGAGTAG
- a CDS encoding sterol desaturase family protein: MEIVNNILYPFKVPFLASSQIYWLYVLSTILLATILYILGLPNRDKEKNFLEYLLPQEVYLHPSSITQYKYFFFISLFEIFFVVPITLFLVKVTDITCQSLIQITGITTPFAVTSPQLWQQIVFSIFLALLGDFANFFYHYLAHKIPILWEFHKVHHSAEVITPLTVYRIHPFEMFLGTITIVTVTNFGAGIWIYLFGNGMKELLIYGVSFEIFIFYLAGYNLRHSHIWLAYSQWISHIFISPAQHQIHHSVDPKHYDKNFGYIFAFWDLMFGCLYVPSNYEKLSFGLSDGESNLFNSVTNIFLQPLRAIRQRISKNSV; encoded by the coding sequence ATGGAAATAGTAAACAATATTTTATATCCATTTAAAGTACCATTTTTGGCATCCTCTCAAATTTATTGGTTATATGTGCTTTCAACTATTTTACTGGCGACAATACTATATATACTTGGTTTACCCAATCGGGACAAAGAGAAAAATTTTCTAGAATACCTTTTACCTCAAGAAGTTTATCTACATCCTTCATCTATTACTCAATACAAATACTTTTTTTTCATTTCATTGTTCGAGATATTTTTCGTAGTGCCAATAACACTATTTTTAGTAAAAGTTACCGATATAACTTGCCAAAGTTTGATACAAATTACAGGCATTACCACACCTTTTGCCGTCACAAGTCCGCAATTATGGCAGCAGATCGTATTCAGCATTTTTTTAGCATTATTAGGTGACTTTGCTAATTTTTTCTACCATTATCTGGCTCATAAAATTCCTATTTTGTGGGAATTCCATAAAGTACATCATTCAGCCGAAGTCATCACACCATTGACGGTATATCGCATTCATCCATTTGAGATGTTTTTAGGCACAATAACGATTGTTACAGTCACTAATTTCGGAGCAGGCATTTGGATTTACTTGTTTGGAAACGGGATGAAAGAGCTATTAATTTATGGAGTCAGCTTTGAGATTTTTATCTTTTATTTAGCAGGATATAACTTGCGTCATTCTCATATCTGGTTAGCTTATTCTCAGTGGATCAGCCATATTTTCATCAGTCCAGCACAACACCAAATTCATCATAGTGTAGACCCCAAACATTATGATAAAAACTTTGGTTATATTTTCGCATTTTGGGACTTGATGTTTGGCTGTTTATACGTGCCAAGCAACTATGAAAAACTGAGCTTTGGTTTATCAGATGGAGAATCAAATTTGTTTAATAGTGTCACTAATATATTTTTACAGCCTTTGAGAGCAATTAGACAGAGAATCAGCAAAAATTCAGTCTGA